One window of Marinobacterium aestuarii genomic DNA carries:
- the cyoE gene encoding heme o synthase has protein sequence MPVRKVVETAHAHVTWRDYLELCKPRVVAVMLLTVLVGMGLARPELPSLGLIVVTLLGVAMAAGSAAAVNHVMDRHIDENMARTRGRPLPSGKMSAQQALLFAATMGTLGIGVLALWVNPLTAWLTLLSLIGYAFIYTMFLKRATPQNIVIGGVAGAAPPLLGWTAVSGVMEPNGLLLVLIIFAWTPPHFWALCIARKEDYIKAGIPMLPVTHGESFTRLHIMLYTLLMIATTAMPFLTGMSGILYLAGISLLNLRFLQWAWRVMHAGDNRQIPMQMFRYSISYIMLLFALLLVDHYVVFTY, from the coding sequence ATGCCTGTGCGCAAAGTTGTTGAGACTGCCCATGCTCATGTGACCTGGCGGGATTATCTGGAACTATGCAAGCCCCGTGTAGTGGCGGTGATGCTGCTGACGGTACTGGTTGGCATGGGGCTGGCCCGACCCGAACTTCCCTCCCTTGGGCTAATTGTTGTGACTTTGCTGGGGGTCGCGATGGCGGCGGGCTCGGCTGCCGCCGTTAACCATGTGATGGATCGTCATATCGATGAAAATATGGCCCGTACCCGAGGGCGTCCGTTGCCTAGCGGGAAAATGAGCGCACAGCAGGCATTGCTGTTCGCCGCCACTATGGGGACTTTGGGCATTGGTGTGCTGGCGCTCTGGGTCAATCCGCTGACGGCCTGGCTTACGCTGTTATCCCTGATCGGTTATGCGTTTATCTATACGATGTTTCTCAAGCGTGCGACGCCGCAGAATATCGTCATAGGGGGTGTCGCAGGTGCGGCGCCGCCGCTGCTGGGCTGGACTGCCGTATCCGGGGTTATGGAACCCAATGGCTTGCTGCTGGTACTGATTATTTTTGCCTGGACACCGCCGCACTTCTGGGCGCTGTGCATTGCCCGCAAGGAGGATTACATCAAGGCAGGTATCCCGATGCTGCCGGTGACTCACGGCGAGAGCTTCACCCGACTGCATATCATGCTCTATACGCTGCTAATGATTGCCACTACGGCGATGCCTTTCCTGACGGGCATGAGCGGAATCCTCTATCTGGCGGGAATCTCACTGCTAAATCTGCGTTTCCTGCAATGGGCCTGGCGGGTCATGCATGCAGGCGATAATCGCCAGATTCCCATGCAGATGTTCCGCTACAGTATCAGTTACATCATGCTGCTGTTCGCGCTATTGCTGGTGGA
- a CDS encoding COX15/CtaA family protein, with protein sequence MPQRSASVLLVNLALVLALLVVMLGGWTRINDAGLGCPDWPGCYGHIVLPGSEQALAQAQALYPDQLLVAGKGWLEMVHRYAASSLGLLVLLLAWLGWKRRAESNYPVGLSVALLILVCVQGAFGMWTVTLKLLPIVVTLHLLGGLAILSLLVLLRFRVLRWHRAAQRPDVLQTVAVRRRQGKGWIMLATAVLFGQIALGGWTSANYAGWACTDWLQCEQGGAVSLDFAAGFTPALETGPNYQGGHMPREARAAVQMTHRAGAVAVLILIALMIWRLGRAGWPRPALVTVALLVVVQIGLGIANIIYAVPIPLAMAHHGGAVVLLLSLVWLSQQDLVVDKETVYACAQSC encoded by the coding sequence ATGCCGCAACGCTCCGCATCCGTTTTACTGGTTAATCTCGCCCTGGTACTCGCCCTGCTGGTAGTGATGCTGGGAGGCTGGACCCGCATTAACGATGCCGGCCTTGGCTGTCCAGACTGGCCCGGCTGCTATGGTCATATAGTGTTGCCAGGCTCTGAGCAGGCCCTGGCCCAGGCTCAGGCGCTGTATCCGGATCAGCTGCTGGTGGCGGGCAAGGGCTGGTTGGAAATGGTCCACCGCTACGCCGCCAGCAGCCTGGGATTGCTGGTCCTGCTGCTGGCCTGGCTGGGCTGGAAACGTCGAGCTGAAAGCAATTATCCCGTGGGGCTCAGTGTTGCGCTGCTGATTCTGGTCTGTGTGCAGGGGGCCTTCGGCATGTGGACGGTGACACTGAAACTGCTGCCCATTGTCGTCACCCTGCATCTGCTTGGGGGGCTCGCCATTTTGTCACTGCTGGTCCTGTTGCGTTTTCGCGTCCTGCGCTGGCATCGGGCTGCGCAACGGCCAGATGTGTTGCAGACAGTAGCGGTACGCCGGCGCCAAGGTAAAGGTTGGATCATGCTTGCGACTGCTGTGCTTTTTGGACAGATTGCACTGGGAGGCTGGACCAGCGCCAATTATGCCGGCTGGGCCTGTACCGACTGGCTGCAATGCGAGCAGGGTGGCGCTGTGTCGCTGGATTTCGCGGCCGGTTTTACGCCTGCGCTCGAGACGGGCCCCAACTACCAGGGTGGGCATATGCCGCGTGAGGCCCGCGCTGCCGTGCAGATGACCCACCGGGCGGGGGCTGTGGCGGTGCTGATTCTGATTGCGCTCATGATCTGGCGCTTGGGTAGAGCCGGTTGGCCCAGGCCCGCCCTGGTGACGGTCGCATTGCTCGTTGTTGTCCAGATTGGTCTGGGTATCGCAAATATCATCTATGCTGTTCCTATCCCGCTGGCAATGGCGCATCACGGTGGCGCTGTAGTTCTGCTACTCAGCTTGGTGTGGTTATCCCAGCAGGATCTCGTTGTTGACAAGGAGACTGTCTATGCCTGTGCGCAAAGTTGTTGA
- a CDS encoding SURF1 family protein: protein MSKGDRRSGFKWLLILSAFLLLPLLLYLGSWQLDRAAEKEQLLNAWNDDSVVVTKLSQLHDFGDRKLLQARLEGELLPGQWLLLDNRTRGGYAGYELIGLLQTSQGSALLPVNLGWIQASPDRSRLPSIELPELPSAFSGRMHPIEPAFVLAQDAWSSGWPLRVQTLDVDRLQSVIQQPVLPWVLEVVEPVDKRLTTDWPLASLKPERHLGYAVQWFAMAIALFILLLWYWRNTLCKGVND, encoded by the coding sequence ATGAGTAAAGGCGACAGACGATCAGGTTTCAAGTGGCTTTTGATACTCAGTGCATTCTTGCTCCTGCCGCTGTTGCTGTATCTGGGCAGCTGGCAGTTAGATCGTGCGGCAGAAAAGGAACAGCTGCTCAATGCCTGGAATGATGACAGCGTTGTCGTCACAAAGCTGTCGCAGTTGCATGACTTTGGCGACAGAAAGCTGCTGCAGGCACGGTTGGAGGGCGAGTTACTGCCAGGGCAGTGGCTGCTGCTGGATAATCGCACCCGTGGCGGATACGCAGGCTATGAACTGATTGGCTTGCTGCAAACGTCCCAAGGCTCTGCTCTGTTGCCGGTCAATCTAGGCTGGATACAGGCCTCCCCCGATCGATCCCGGCTTCCCTCCATTGAGTTACCCGAATTGCCATCCGCCTTTTCCGGCCGCATGCACCCTATAGAGCCAGCTTTCGTGCTGGCGCAAGACGCCTGGTCTTCTGGCTGGCCGCTCAGGGTTCAGACGCTGGATGTTGATCGGCTACAGTCTGTAATACAGCAGCCGGTACTGCCCTGGGTTCTGGAGGTGGTTGAGCCTGTGGATAAGCGTCTGACGACAGACTGGCCGCTGGCTTCATTAAAGCCTGAACGGCATTTGGGTTATGCAGTGCAATGGTTCGCAATGGCCATAGCGCTGTTCATTTTGCTGCTCTGGTATTGGCGCAATACGTTATGCAAGGGAGTGAATGATTGA
- a CDS encoding twin transmembrane helix small protein — translation MFLKPIIAVLFIAILVSLFCGLYFLLTDRGRSNRTVNSLFLRVGFSALLLLVLLYGFYTGELGSHAPWLNR, via the coding sequence ATGTTTCTCAAGCCTATAATCGCCGTCCTGTTTATCGCAATTCTTGTCAGCCTCTTCTGCGGTCTCTACTTTCTACTAACGGACCGGGGCCGTTCCAACCGCACCGTCAACTCACTGTTCCTTCGAGTAGGCTTCAGCGCCTTACTGCTTCTGGTGCTGCTGTACGGCTTTTACACCGGCGAGCTCGGCAGCCATGCCCCCTGGCTTAATCGCTGA
- a CDS encoding cytochrome c oxidase subunit 3, with amino-acid sequence MSSAAYYVPNQSRWPILASIALFLMAVGAGNLINDLSAETSGGVGVWFLLLGALCMMAILFAWFRNVINESMSGLYNEQMDRSYRWGMSWFIFSEVMFFAAFFGALFYVRTLAVPWLGGEGDKGVSNMLWEGFQAQWPLMTTPDMETFPGPQEVIDPWHLPLINTVLLVSSSFTVTLAHKALKVGERSRIVLWLAATVLLGSAFLVFQAYEYIEAYHDLGLTLQSGVYGATFFILTGFHGLHVTLGSVMLLIIWLRVLRGHFDADNHFAFEAVTWYWHFVDVVWVGLFLFVYIL; translated from the coding sequence ATGAGTTCTGCTGCGTATTACGTACCGAATCAAAGTCGCTGGCCGATACTGGCCTCCATCGCGCTCTTTCTGATGGCCGTCGGTGCCGGGAACCTGATCAATGACCTGAGCGCCGAAACATCCGGCGGAGTGGGCGTCTGGTTCCTGTTACTGGGCGCCCTATGCATGATGGCGATTCTGTTTGCCTGGTTTCGTAACGTCATCAACGAAAGCATGTCCGGACTCTATAACGAACAGATGGATCGTTCGTACCGCTGGGGCATGAGCTGGTTTATCTTCTCTGAAGTGATGTTCTTTGCCGCTTTTTTCGGCGCCCTGTTTTATGTCCGTACACTGGCAGTTCCCTGGCTGGGTGGCGAAGGCGACAAGGGTGTTTCGAATATGCTGTGGGAGGGCTTTCAGGCGCAGTGGCCCCTGATGACGACGCCGGATATGGAAACCTTTCCTGGCCCGCAGGAGGTGATCGATCCCTGGCACCTGCCGCTGATCAATACAGTACTGCTGGTGTCTTCAAGCTTCACCGTGACCCTGGCGCACAAGGCGCTGAAAGTGGGTGAGCGCAGTCGTATCGTGCTCTGGCTGGCCGCTACGGTGCTTCTGGGCTCCGCGTTTCTGGTGTTTCAGGCCTATGAATATATTGAGGCCTATCATGATCTCGGCCTGACACTGCAGTCCGGCGTTTACGGTGCCACCTTCTTTATCCTCACGGGTTTTCATGGTCTTCACGTTACCCTGGGCAGTGTGATGCTGCTTATCATCTGGCTGCGGGTGTTGCGCGGGCATTTTGATGCCGACAATCATTTCGCTTTTGAAGCTGTCACCTGGTATTGGCACTTTGTGGATGTCGTCTGGGTTGGCCTCTTTCTGTTCGTCTATATCCTCTGA